A portion of the Carya illinoinensis cultivar Pawnee chromosome 11, C.illinoinensisPawnee_v1, whole genome shotgun sequence genome contains these proteins:
- the LOC122280878 gene encoding protein NRT1/ PTR FAMILY 6.3-like, which produces MSTALPHTQGETLPDAWEYNGRPAERSKTGGWMAAAMILGVETMERLTTLGIAVNLVTYMTGTMHLGNATSANTVTNFLGTSFMLCLLGGFVADTFLGRYLTIAIFATVQATGVTILTISTVIPSLRPPSCAVRTVTSCIPAGGMQLVVLYMALYLTALGTGGLKSSVSGFGSDQFDDSDKEERAQMTNFFSWFFFFISIGSLAAVTVLVYVQDNLGRQWGYGICACAIVLGLVVFLSGTRRYRFKKLVGSPLTQIAAVFVAAWRNRHLELPSDTSLLFSVDDVLLEDQGLNKEKKQSLPHTKQFRFLDKAAIKDQEMCSGDVYEVNKWKLSTLTDVEEVKLVIRMLPIWATTIMFWTVYAQMTTFSVSQATTMDRHIGSFEIPAASLTVFFVGSILLTVPIYDRIIVPTAAKVLKNPQGLTPLQRIGVGLVLSIFAMVAAALSELKRLQAARSHGLTDNPTDEIPLSVFWLVPQFFLVGSGEAFTYIGQLDFFLRECPKGMKTMSTGLFLSTLSLGFFFSSALVTVVHKVTGTKKPWLADNLNEGKLYNFYWLLALLSALNLVIYLVFAKWYVYKDKMLADQGTELEEVEPSYHA; this is translated from the exons ATGAGTACTGCCCTGCCCCATACACAGGGGGAAACCCTTCCAGATGCCTGGGAATACAATGGCCGTCCAGCCGAGAGATCTAAAACCGGTGGCTGGATGGCAGCCGCCATGATATTAG GAGTGGAGACAATGGAAAGGTTAACGACGCTGGGTATTGCAGTCAATTTGGTGACTTATATGACCGGAACCATGCATTTGGGCAATGCTACCTCCGCCAACACCGTCACCAACTTCCTTGGCACCTCTTTCATGCTCTGTTTACTCGGCGGCTTTGTAGCCGACACCTTTCTTGGCAG GTATCTCACAATTGCAATCTTCGCAACCGTTCAAGCAACT GGTGTCACAATCTTGACGATCTCAACCGTAATCCCCAGCCTCCGTCCACCCTCATGCGCCGTGAGAACCGTTACATCCTGCATCCCCGCAGGCGGCATGCAGCTAGTAGTTCTCTATATGGCGCTGTACCTCACCGCCCTCGGCACCGGTGGTCTGAAATCAAGCGTGTCGGGCTTCGGCTCAGACCAGTTCGATGATTCGGACAAGGAAGAAAGAGCCCAAATGACTAACTTCTtcagctggttcttcttcttcataAGCATAGGCTCCCTCGCCGCCGTAACCGTTCTTGTATACGTCCAAGACAATCTTGGGAGACAGTGGGGTTACGGAATTTGTGCGTGTGCCATTGTGCTAGGTTTGGTTGTGTTCTTGTCGGGCACGAGGCGGTACCGGTTCAAGAAGCTCGTCGGCAGCCCGCTGACGCAGATTGCAGCGGTGTTTGTCGCCGCCTGGAGGAATAGGCATTTGGAGCTACCTTCGGATACGTCCTTGTTGTTCAGCGTTGATGACGTACTTCTAGAAGATCAGGGACTAAACAAGGAGAAAAAGCAGAGTTTGCCCCATACCAAGCAGTTCCG TTTCTTGGACAAGGCAGCAATCAAGGACCAGGAAATGTGTAGTGGCGACGTCTATGAAGTAAACAAGTGGAAACTCTCAACCCTTACAGATGTTGAAGAAGTGAAATTGGTGATTAGAATGTTACCCATCTGGGCTACCACTATCATGTTTTGGACAGTATATGCCCAAATGACCACATTCTCAGTCTCACAAGCAACCACCATGGACCGCCACATTGGCTCCTTTGAAATCCCCGCAGCATCCCTGACAGTCTTCTTCGTTGGCAGCATTCTGTTGACTGTCCCAATTTACGACCGGATAATAGTTCCCACTGCAGCAAAAGTGCTTAAGAATCCACAAGGTCTTACTCCATTGCAACGCATCGGGGTTGGTCTTGTTCTTTCAATCTTTGCAATGGTGGCAGCAGCACTGTCTGAACTAAAACGTTTACAAGCTGCACGATCCCATGGTTTAACGGATAACCCAACGGACGAGATCCCATTAAGTGTGTTTTGGCTGGTCCCGCAGTTTTTCTTGGTGGGATCTGGGGAAGCCTTTACGTATATAGGGCAGCTTGATTTCTTCCTAAGGGAATGTCCAAAAGGGATGAAGACTATGAGCACTGGGCTGTTTTTGAGCACACTTTCGTTAGGGTTTTTCTTTAGCTCTGCACTGGTTACTGTCGTGCACAAGGTGACAGGGACCAAGAAGCCGTGGCTTGCGGATAATCTAAATGAAGGGAAGCTTTACAATTTTTACTGGCTTTTGGCACTTTTGAGTGCCTTGAATTTGGTGATATATTTGGTTTTTGCGAAGTGGTATGTGTACAAGGACAAGATGCTTGCTGACCAGGGCACAGAGTTGGAGGAAGTAGAGCCTAGTTACCATGCATAA